Proteins co-encoded in one Actinomadura luteofluorescens genomic window:
- a CDS encoding phosphatidate cytidylyltransferase, whose amino-acid sequence MTGVADLVPYLAGALFAGGIAVGLSRRREYMLRWCAWAVGVPVVVAALYVGPGGAAALAASAGVACALEYGGLAGLSRLDRAALATAVPVAPVTAWLAPDHLPQVLALTLVAVAMVPVLAGDAAGGLSRLCSGVLGVVWFAPLAGVVLLGPQVLALFAAVSIADITASVGGRSLGGPALSRLSPSKHWSGLLAGTVTGLGTLAVLGAFTPAWAVAVAVGAPLGDLLESMVKRGVEAKDSASWLAGAGGLLDRLDSLLLVLVLALALG is encoded by the coding sequence GTGACCGGGGTCGCGGACCTGGTCCCTTACCTCGCCGGCGCGCTGTTCGCCGGCGGCATCGCGGTCGGGCTGTCCAGGCGCCGGGAGTACATGCTCCGGTGGTGCGCCTGGGCGGTGGGCGTGCCCGTCGTGGTCGCCGCCCTGTACGTGGGCCCCGGTGGTGCGGCCGCCCTCGCCGCTTCGGCGGGGGTGGCCTGCGCCCTCGAATACGGCGGTTTGGCCGGCCTTTCCCGGCTGGACCGTGCGGCGCTTGCCACCGCCGTGCCCGTGGCGCCTGTGACGGCCTGGTTGGCGCCCGATCATCTGCCCCAGGTTCTCGCCCTGACCCTCGTGGCCGTCGCCATGGTGCCGGTGCTGGCCGGTGACGCGGCCGGCGGGCTCTCCAGGCTGTGTTCCGGTGTGCTGGGAGTGGTCTGGTTCGCGCCGCTGGCCGGTGTGGTCCTGCTCGGCCCGCAGGTCCTGGCGTTGTTCGCCGCGGTGTCGATCGCCGACATCACCGCCTCTGTCGGCGGCCGGTCGCTCGGCGGGCCGGCCCTTTCCCGGCTGTCGCCGTCCAAGCACTGGAGCGGCCTGCTGGCCGGGACCGTCACGGGCCTCGGGACGCTGGCCGTGCTCGGTGCGTTCACACCCGCCTGGGCCGTCGCGGTGGCGGTCGGCGCCCCGCTGGGGGACCTGCTGGAGTCGATGGTCAAGCGGGGTGTCGAGGCCAAGGACTCCGCCTCGTGGCTGGCGGGCGCCGGCGGCCTGCTCGACAGGCTCGATTCTCTGCTCCTCGTCCTCGTGCTCGCCCTGGCACTCGGCTGA
- a CDS encoding GlcG/HbpS family heme-binding protein gives MSIRHFIGGAVALGAVAAGTFGGAGTAYAAAPAAAVTVHGGHGGHGGHGGHGSATAPERVLSNSALVRASKALVHSARRHGNQYVTMVIMERAGTIRLVVRTRKAGPQTYESAKRKAYTAVAFGQPTSALTGNETIKQIPGTLVLPGGVPVKYKGFPIAGIGVGGAPDGRIDEAIANDVLAAIGR, from the coding sequence ATGTCGATCAGGCATTTCATCGGCGGCGCCGTCGCACTGGGCGCCGTCGCAGCCGGGACGTTCGGCGGCGCGGGGACGGCCTACGCGGCAGCGCCGGCCGCCGCGGTCACGGTCCACGGCGGGCACGGCGGGCACGGCGGGCACGGCGGGCACGGCAGTGCCACGGCACCGGAACGGGTGCTGTCCAACAGCGCGCTCGTCCGGGCGTCCAAGGCTCTGGTGCACTCGGCGCGACGGCACGGGAACCAGTACGTGACGATGGTCATCATGGAGCGGGCCGGCACCATCCGGCTCGTGGTCCGCACCCGGAAGGCGGGCCCGCAGACCTACGAGTCCGCCAAGCGCAAGGCCTATACCGCCGTGGCCTTCGGCCAGCCGACCAGCGCCCTGACCGGAAACGAAACGATCAAGCAGATCCCCGGCACCCTCGTCCTGCCCGGTGGTGTCCCCGTCAAGTACAAGGGCTTCCCCATCGCCGGCATCGGCGTCGGCGGCGCACCCGACGGCCGGATCGACGAGGCCATCGCCAACGACGTCCTCGCGGCCATCGGCCGCTGA